The sequence TAAAAGCATTCGGAATCCCATAGAATCGCGATTAGTCAAAGTCATTTCAATTGGCCATTTTGCATCGCCAATTTTTAAGCTGGTTTGAATCACATATCGATGTTCTCTAAACCCGCTTGAGCTTTTTACAATTCTTTTATCAACCAGCGGTGCTTCACAATGAATGATAGTTTTGATATTATTTTGAATTGGATTAATGTCAAATTTCACCCAATTGGCATCATTTTTTATAAAAGGAGCTATGTTTATTGCGTGCATTGCCGAAGTTTTGGCACCAGAATCCACACGAGCTTTAATTGTTGGGATTCCAAGTTCTGGAAATGAGCACCATTCTTCGCTGCCTAAAATGACTTTGTTTTGAAGCATAAGTTGTTTTTATTATAGAATTTAAATTCAAAAATAGCTATTTGCTTTTACTAAAGATAGTGATTTTTAATAAAAAAAATACCCGTTATGTTATGAAAACGTAACGGGTAAGTTATTTCTGTTATAGATTTAAACTAAATTACTGATTTGTCGGTTCTTCAGCTTTATGAATTTCAACTGATAATTCTTGTGAGTCATCTTTCAAATCCATCATGATTTCATCGCCAGAATGAATTTTTGAAGTGATGATTTCTTCAGCTAACAAATCTTCAACATATTTCTGAATTGCTCTTTTCAGCGGTCTAGCTCCAAATTGTTTGTCAAAACCTTTTTCAGCGATAAATGCTTTCGCTTTGTCAGTTAAGCTTAATTTGTATCCTAACTCTGCAATGCGAGAATATAGTTTTTTCAATTCGATTTCGATAATCAAATCGATATCAGCTTTTTCTAGTGCGTTGAATACAATTACGTCATCAATTCTGTTTAAGAACTCAGGAGCAAAAGTTTTTTTCAATGCATTTTCGATAATGCTTTTTGAATTTTCATCGGCCTGAGCTGTTCTTGCAGCAGTTCCGAATCCAACACCTTGTCCGAAATCTTTCAATTGGCGTGCGCCAACGTTAGATGTCATGATGATGATAGTGTTTTTAAAGTCAATTTTACGACCTAAACTATCTGTCAAATATCCGTCATCTAAAACTTGAAGCATCATGTTGAATACATCTGGATGCGCTTTTTCGATCTCATCTAAAAGAACCACACAGTATGGTTTTCTACGAACTTTCTCAGTCAATTGACCACCTTCTTCGTATCCAACGTATCCTGGAGGCGCTCCAACTAAACGAGAAATCGCAAATTTCTCCATGTATTCACTCATGTCAATACGAACTAAAGCATCTTCCGAATCAAATAATTCTTTTGCTAAAACTTTAGCTAATTGCGTTTTACCAACCCCAGTCTGGCCTAAGAAAATGAATGAACCAATTGGTTTGTTCGGATCTTTAAGTCCAGCTCTGTTACGTTGAATAGAACGAGCGATTTTTAAAACAGCTTCATTTTGACCAATTACTTTGTTCTGAATCAATTCAGGCAATTGAGCCAATTTGTTGCTTTCTGTTTGTGCAATTCTGTTAACAGGAATTCCAGTCATCATAGAAACAACATCGGCTACGTTATCTTCTGTAACTTCAATTCTGTTGTTCTTAGAATCTTCTTCCCATTGTTCTTGTGCTGTAGCAAGATCTTTTTCGATGCGTTTTTCATCATCGCGAAGTTTGGCTGCTTCTTCATATTTTTGTTTTTTAACAACCATATTTTTCATTTCGCGAACTTCTTCCAACTGACGTTCTAAATCCAAAATTTGTTTCGGAACATCGATGTTAGTGATGTGTACACGTGAACCAGCTTCGTCCATCGCATCAATCGCTTTGTCTGGTAAGAAACGCTCAGACATATATCTGTTCGTTAATTTAACGCAGGCTTCGATAGCTTCTGGAGTATAAGTTACGTTATGGTGATCTTCGTATTTGTCTTTTACGTTGTTCAAAATAGCGATTGTTTCTTCAACAGAAGTTGGTTCTACAATTACTTTTTGGAAACGTCTTTCTAATGCACCGTCTTTCTCGATATATTGTCTGTACTCATCAAGAGTAGTAGCACCAATACATTGAATTTCGCCTCTTGCTAAAGCAGGTTTGAACATGTTTGAAGCGTCAAGCGAACCTGTTGCTCCACCAGCACCTACAATAGTGTGGATCTCATCTA comes from Flavobacterium sp. KACC 22761 and encodes:
- a CDS encoding ATP-dependent Clp protease ATP-binding subunit, with the protein product MDDNFSPRVKDVITYSKEEALRLGHDFIGTEHLMLGILRDGNGKAIHILNNLAVDLDHLRRKVEILSPANLSVEVNAEKKNLHLTRQAERALKTTFLEAKVFQSSSISTAHLLLCILRNENDPTTKLLNKLKIDYDVAKEQYLNMTPNEEEFLENLPRNESYNDDSGQDDSLKESSFNNPANKSNKKSKTPVLDNFGRDLTEMAEEGKLDPVVGREKEIERVSQILSRRKKNNPLLIGEPGVGKSAIAEGLALRIIQKKVSRILFHKRVVTLDLASLVAGTKYRGQFEERMKAVMNELEKNDDIILFIDEIHTIVGAGGATGSLDASNMFKPALARGEIQCIGATTLDEYRQYIEKDGALERRFQKVIVEPTSVEETIAILNNVKDKYEDHHNVTYTPEAIEACVKLTNRYMSERFLPDKAIDAMDEAGSRVHITNIDVPKQILDLERQLEEVREMKNMVVKKQKYEEAAKLRDDEKRIEKDLATAQEQWEEDSKNNRIEVTEDNVADVVSMMTGIPVNRIAQTESNKLAQLPELIQNKVIGQNEAVLKIARSIQRNRAGLKDPNKPIGSFIFLGQTGVGKTQLAKVLAKELFDSEDALVRIDMSEYMEKFAISRLVGAPPGYVGYEEGGQLTEKVRRKPYCVVLLDEIEKAHPDVFNMMLQVLDDGYLTDSLGRKIDFKNTIIIMTSNVGARQLKDFGQGVGFGTAARTAQADENSKSIIENALKKTFAPEFLNRIDDVIVFNALEKADIDLIIEIELKKLYSRIAELGYKLSLTDKAKAFIAEKGFDKQFGARPLKRAIQKYVEDLLAEEIITSKIHSGDEIMMDLKDDSQELSVEIHKAEEPTNQ